Proteins from one Pontibacter korlensis genomic window:
- the murQ gene encoding N-acetylmuramic acid 6-phosphate etherase, translating to MSTTESSSNYDSLEQMNVHELLVNINREDKTVPLAVEKAIPQMEKLVNATVERLQQGGRLFYIGAGTSGRLGVVDASECPPTYGVPHGMVIGIMAGGDTAIRKAVEFAEDDEEQAWKDLQEHNINEKDIVVGIAASGRTPYVIGGLKASRERGIATGCIVCNAGSAVAAAAEFPVEVVTGPEFVTGSTRMKAGTAQKLVLNMLTTSTMVKLGRVKGNKMVDMQLSNHKLVDRGTRMVMEELKIDREQAGTLLLKYGSVRAAVDAYRNSNDHQVL from the coding sequence GTGTCTACTACCGAATCATCCTCTAATTACGACAGCCTGGAGCAGATGAACGTGCATGAGCTGCTCGTTAACATCAACCGTGAAGATAAAACCGTACCACTGGCTGTTGAAAAAGCCATCCCACAAATGGAGAAACTGGTAAATGCTACTGTTGAGCGCCTGCAGCAGGGTGGCCGCTTGTTTTACATTGGTGCTGGCACCAGCGGCCGCCTTGGCGTTGTGGATGCTTCAGAGTGTCCTCCTACTTATGGTGTTCCTCATGGTATGGTAATCGGCATTATGGCTGGCGGCGACACGGCTATCCGCAAAGCAGTTGAGTTTGCAGAGGACGATGAGGAGCAAGCATGGAAAGACCTGCAGGAGCATAACATCAATGAGAAAGATATTGTAGTAGGCATTGCTGCTTCTGGCCGTACACCTTATGTGATTGGAGGCCTGAAGGCTAGCCGTGAGCGAGGCATTGCTACCGGCTGTATTGTATGTAATGCAGGTAGCGCCGTAGCCGCAGCAGCTGAGTTTCCGGTAGAGGTAGTAACAGGCCCTGAGTTTGTGACTGGCAGCACCCGAATGAAAGCCGGAACTGCTCAGAAGCTTGTCCTCAACATGCTTACTACCTCCACCATGGTAAAATTAGGCCGTGTAAAAGGTAATAAAATGGTAGACATGCAGCTTTCTAACCACAAGTTGGTAGACCGCGGCACACGCATGGTAATGGAGGAGCTAAAGATAGACAGAGAACAGGCAGGAACCCTACTCCTAAAGTACGGCAGCGTACGAGCAGCCGTAGATGCATATCGCAATTCAAACGACCATCAGGTTTTATAG
- a CDS encoding STAS/SEC14 domain-containing protein, which translates to MVSIINFEEDTLAGFHVQHYIDEAGLRAIVHEMEEKANGHDKVQLYFEFVNFGDWDSIQSFFDMLKNKFDSWNKISKYAIATDKDWVKRQSKLANFLSSTFEVKAFGIAEKEQALEWLRQPAEQVPTQGVAVLEAMPRHVVGIATLGNLSSADFSTINNLLEEQAQQNHDLRFYLEVLKPDGDTPDAMWEDLKHGVRYYSKFSKVAIAGHEEWLQRSAASGHVLATESNVRFFKLNERDTAIDWLR; encoded by the coding sequence ATGGTTTCAATAATCAACTTTGAAGAGGACACCCTTGCTGGTTTCCATGTGCAACACTATATTGACGAAGCTGGCCTAAGAGCAATAGTGCATGAGATGGAGGAGAAAGCTAACGGGCATGACAAAGTGCAGTTATACTTTGAGTTCGTGAACTTTGGTGATTGGGATAGCATACAGTCTTTTTTCGATATGCTGAAAAACAAGTTCGATAGCTGGAACAAAATTTCCAAGTACGCTATCGCAACGGACAAAGACTGGGTAAAAAGACAATCAAAACTTGCGAACTTTCTTTCTTCGACGTTTGAAGTAAAGGCTTTCGGTATAGCTGAGAAAGAACAGGCATTGGAGTGGCTGAGACAGCCTGCGGAGCAGGTGCCAACACAGGGCGTTGCTGTGCTGGAGGCTATGCCCAGGCATGTAGTTGGAATAGCTACACTTGGCAACCTCTCGTCTGCCGATTTCAGTACTATAAATAACCTGCTGGAAGAGCAGGCTCAGCAGAACCATGACCTGCGCTTTTACCTGGAGGTGCTAAAGCCTGACGGAGATACACCCGATGCCATGTGGGAAGACCTGAAGCATGGCGTAAGGTACTACAGCAAGTTTAGTAAAGTAGCCATAGCAGGACACGAGGAGTGGCTGCAGCGATCTGCTGCCAGTGGCCATGTGCTTGCTACAGAAAGCAACGTTAGGTTCTTTAAATTAAACGAGCGCGATACAGCCATAGACTGGCTAAGGTAG
- a CDS encoding cytochrome b5 domain-containing protein, producing the protein MALPEYTLQQLALRNGQDRDEVWVAYLGVIYDVKKSRLWRNGKHYEHWAGQDLTEELTDAPHNANVFDKFEAVGFIKNSVYRPQQN; encoded by the coding sequence ATGGCTTTACCAGAGTATACGCTACAGCAGCTGGCGCTGCGAAATGGGCAGGACCGCGATGAAGTATGGGTAGCATACCTCGGAGTGATCTATGATGTTAAAAAGTCGAGGTTATGGCGCAACGGCAAACATTATGAGCATTGGGCAGGCCAGGATTTAACAGAAGAGCTGACTGATGCACCGCATAATGCCAATGTTTTTGATAAATTTGAGGCTGTGGGTTTTATCAAGAATTCTGTTTACCGCCCGCAACAGAACTAA